One window from the genome of Malus domestica chromosome 01, GDT2T_hap1 encodes:
- the LOC103417606 gene encoding receptor-like protein EIX2 translates to MENDGIRCLKKFFHTFIVVLLFLQCFNPSLSSGFYNVSFGFGAIGHRVVTRCIESEREALISFKQGLIDDYNLLSSWGREEHKQDCCKWLGIHCSNRTNHVTQLDLGWYHMNEVYSLQQKGQQEYPEYYFQGKMMSPKLIELPHLKYLDLSSVNFTGTQLPDFIGSLSNLRHLSLWDASFGGRIPTQIGNLTHLQYLDLSSNHFANFENLNSWLPRLSSLTYLDLSSNNLSNVPDWMEAVNKLPKLTNLSLYSCSLPSPLIHSSTLFNINSSKSLAHVDLSDNQLTSSSIFLWLSKYNASLGHLDLRYNNFANVENLNSWLPHLSALTYLDLSRSNLSNVPDWLEAVNKLPKLTNLFLSYCSLPSPLIHSSTLFNINSSKSLVHVDLSDNQLPFSSSSSIFVWLSKYNASLVHLDLSSNQIEGGIPQSFSKLCNLQEFNLYNNTLSGQLSSLVQILLSACPDQNSLETLDLSRNHLSGSIPNLTNFSSLKELVLHDNQLSGTVPESIGHMSMLERIYLSMNALEGVVSESHFANLSRLRDLDMSDTPLSLSFSSNWTPPFQLDLIHLSSCMVGPHFPKWLQTQKSYQELYISNAGIYDILPSWFWSPLSRQDPPRYIIIDLSNNRIRGTIPNSRFEFPSSSFSQVNLSWNQLESPVPSFLSTATYLDLSNNKFSGLVSFMCPKTPNKVSPLAYLDLSSNNLYEQLPNCWTRFENLGFLDLSDNALFGKIPTTMGSLPSIQTLKLNKNEFVGELPSSLKNCRILSIFDVGENNLSGLIPEWLGVGLPNLAILILRSNHFYGSIPLQLCNMRDIQILDFSMNNISGNIPKCVNNLTNLALKGRSGLSIIHKYNSSDGSWLAYYEEASLIWKGIMSRYKSTLGLVKCIHLSSNRLTGDIPTEITDLVGLVSLNLSRNNLTGQITPMIGKLKSLQSLDLSRNHIYGGIPTSLFQIYGLGDLDLSNNNLSGKIPMGTQLQTYDPSNFAGNPLLCGIPLQQLCSPEETSPEEQPMFGDQVKENDGLITTGFYLSLALGFVVGFWGVCGSLIFIRSWRYTYYKFLNCVYDWLYVRVAFIGRRRTIDG, encoded by the coding sequence ATGGAGAATGACGGAATCAGGTGCTTGAAGAAATTCTTTCACACTTTCATTGTGGTGCTACTTTTTCTACAATGTTTCAACCCTTCCCTATCCTCTGGATTCTATAATGTTTCTTTCGGTTTCGGAGCAATTGGCCACCGGGTGGTGACGAGGTGCATAGAGAGTGAAAGGGAAGCACTCATTTCTTTCAAACAAGGTCTGATTGATGACTACAATCTCCTCTCCTCCTGGGGAAGAGAAGAACACAAGCAAGATTGTTGCAAATGGCTTGGCATCCACTGCAGCAACCGAACCAACCATGTTACTCAACTTGATCTTGGATGGTATCATATGAATGAAGTTTACTCACTTCAACAGAAAGGACAGCAGGAGTATCCTGAATATTACTTTCAAGGTAAAATGATGAGTCCTAAACTAATTGAGTTGCCGCATTTGAAATATTTGGACCTTTCTTCCGTTAACTTCACTGGGACCCAGCTTCCAGATTTCATTGGTTCTCTTTCCAATTTAAGACACCTCAGTCTCTGGGATGCTTCTTTTGGTGGTCGAATTCCAACTCAGATCGGAAACCTTACCCACTTGCAATATCTTGATCTCAGCTCCAATCACTTTGCTAATTTTGAAAACCTGAATTCATGGCTACCTCGTCTTTCTTCTTTAACATATTTGGACCTGAGTTCCAACAATCTCAGTAATGTTCCTGACTGGATGGAAGCAGTTAATAAGCTCCCTAAACTTACAAACTTGTCTCTGTATTCTTGCAGTCTTCCATCTCCTCTAATTCATTCCAGTACTCTTTTTAACATAAATTCTTCTAAATCTCTTGCTCATGTTGATCTCAGTGACAACCAACTCacatcttcttcaatatttctttgGTTGTCCAAATACAATGCCAGCCTTGGTCATCTTGATCTCAGATACAATAACTTTGCTAATGTAGAAAATCTGAATTCATGGCTGCCTCATCTTTCTGCTTTAACATATTTGGACCTGAGTAGAAGCAATCTCAGTAATGTTCCTGATTGGCTGGAAGCAGTTAATAAGCTCCCTAAACTTACAAACTTGTTTCTGTCTTATTGCAGTCTTCCTTCTCCTCTAATTCATTCCAGTACTCTTTTTAACATAAATTCTTCTAAATCCCTTGTTCATGTTGATCTCAGTGACAACCAACTcccattttcttcatcttcttccatatTTGTGTGGTTATCCAAATACAATGCCAGCCTTGTTCATCTTGACCTCTCTTCTAACCAAATTGAAGGAGGGATTCCGCAATCTTTTTCCAAGTTATGTAATCTGCAAGAATTCAACCTTTACAACAACACTCTGAGTGGACAACTTTCTTCGTTGGTTCAAATTTTACTGTCTGCATGCCCTGATCAAAACTCATTAGAGACTCTGGACCTCTCAAGGAATCATCTTTCTGGATCAATTCCCAATCTCACAAACTTTTCATCATTGAAAGAATTAGTTCTCCATGACAATCAATTGAGTGGAACAGTACCTGAAAGCATTGGGCATATGTCTATGCTCGAGCGTATCTACCTTAGTATGAATGCTTTGGAAGGTGTGGTTTCGGAAAGCCACTTCGCCAATCTCTCCAGATTAAGGGATTTGGATATGTCTGATACCCCACTATCTTTAAGCTTCAGTTCTAATTGGACTCCTCCTTTCCAATTGGATTTGATACATTTGAGCTCTTGCATGGTGGGTCCACATTTTCCAAAATGGCTTCAAACTCAGAAAAGTTATCAGGAACTTTATATTTCTAATGCAGGAATTTATGATATCCTTCCAAGTTGGTTTTGGAGCCCTCTGTCTCGTCAGGATCCTCCTAGATATATTATTATAGATCTTTCCAACAATCGAATTAGAGGAACAATTCCAAATTCAAGATTTGAGTTTCCCTCCTCTTCCTTTAGTCAAGTGAATTTGAGTTGGAATCAATTGGAAAGTCCAGTCCCTTCATTCCTTTCCACAGCGACATATCTAGATCTCTCCAACAATAAGTTTTCAGGATTAGTTTCTTTCATGTGCCCAAAGACTCCGAACAAGGTTAGTCCTTTAGCCTATCTTGATCTCTCAAGCAACAATTTGTACGAACAACTTCCTAATTGTTGGACACGTTTTGAAAATCTTGGCTTTCTTGATTTGAGTGATAATGCTCTTTTTGGGAAAATTCCTACCACAATGGGCTCTTTACCTTCTATTCAAACGCTGAAGTTAAACAAGAATGAGTTTGTGGGGGAATTGCCTTCATCTTTGAAGAATTGCAGAATTCTGAGCATATTTGATGTTGGAGAAAATAACTTATCAGGTTTGATACCTGAATGGTTAGGGGTTGGACTTCCAAATTTGGCTATCCTTATCCTCCGTTCTAATCACTTCTATGGAAGCATCCCACTACAATTGTGTAATATGAGAGACATTCAAATTCTGGATTTTTCGATGAATAACATCTCTGGAAATATACCCAAATGCGTCAACAATTTGACTAATTTGGCTCTAAAAGGAAGATCAGGTCTATCTATCATTCATAAATATAATAGCTCAGATGGCAGTTGGCTAGCTTATTATGAGGAAGCATCCTTGATATGGAAAGGCATAATGTCCAGATACAAAAGTACTCTGGGGCTTGTAAAGTGTATTCATCTGTCGAGTAACCGATTAACGGGGGACATTCCTACGGAAATCACTGATCTTGTGGGGTTGGTTTCCTTAAACCTGTCAAGAAACAATTTAACAGGTCAAATAACTCCAATGATCGGGAAATTGAAGTCCTTACAGTCCCTTGATCTGTCAAGAAACCACATATATGGCGGAATACCAACAAGCCTTTTTCAAATATATGGTCTTGGTGATTTGGACTTGTCAAACAACAACCTGTCCGGAAAAATTCCAATGGGGACTCAACTCCAAACCTATGATCCTTCTAATTTTGCTGGAAATCCTTTGCTTTGTGGAATTCCACTTCAACAGTTGTGCTCTCCTGAGGAAACAAGTCCAGAGGAGCAACCAATGTTTGGGGATCAAGTTAAAGAAAATGATGGGCTTATAACAACAGGATTTTACTTGAGTTTGGCGCTTGGTTTTGTTGTTGGATTTTGGGGAGTTTGTGGGAGTTTGATATTCATCAGGTCATGGAGATACACATATTACAAGTTTTTGAATTGTGTGTACGATTGGCTTTATGTGAGGGTGGCGTTTATCGGGCGACGAAGAACGATTGATGGGTAA